Proteins co-encoded in one Sporosarcina sp. FSL K6-1522 genomic window:
- the glpK gene encoding glycerol kinase GlpK, whose product MEKYILALDQGTTSTRAILFDKEGKIFHSSQQEFTQYFPQSGWVEHRADEIWSSILSVIAGVLSEKNIDAEQIAGIGITNQRETTVVWDKHTGDPVYNAIVWQSRQTADICEELKEHGHGDLFHDKTGLLIDAYFSGTKVKWILDNVEGAREKAERGDLLFGTIDTWLVWKLSGGKTHVTDYSNASRTLMYNIYELQWDQELLDILGIPASMLPEVRPSSEIYGHTDEGLFFGHAAPIAGIAGDQQAALFGQACFDSGMVKNTYGTGCFMLMNTGEKAVKSEHGLLTTIAWGIDGKVEYALEGSIFVAGSAIQWLRDGLRMFRSSADSEQYANRVVSSEGVYVVPAFVGLGAPYWDSDVRGAVFGLTRGTSKEHFVRATLEALAYQTKDVLDAMEADSGISLKTLRVDGGAVENNMLMQFQSDLLHVPVERPVISETTALGAAYLAGLAVGFWKDRSEIAEHWHLDRAFQPEMEQEQREELYAGWQKAVKAAMAFK is encoded by the coding sequence ATGGAAAAATATATATTAGCACTTGATCAAGGGACAACGAGTACACGTGCGATTTTATTCGATAAAGAGGGCAAGATTTTTCATTCCTCACAACAGGAATTTACGCAGTATTTTCCGCAGTCAGGCTGGGTAGAGCATCGTGCAGATGAAATATGGAGTTCGATTTTATCGGTTATCGCAGGTGTGCTGTCTGAAAAGAATATTGATGCGGAGCAAATTGCGGGCATTGGTATTACCAACCAACGTGAAACGACTGTTGTGTGGGATAAACACACGGGGGATCCGGTATATAATGCGATTGTTTGGCAATCACGACAAACCGCAGATATCTGCGAGGAACTAAAAGAGCATGGCCATGGTGATTTGTTTCACGATAAAACAGGTTTGCTCATCGATGCCTATTTCTCCGGTACAAAAGTGAAATGGATTTTGGACAATGTAGAAGGTGCAAGAGAGAAAGCGGAGCGAGGCGATCTATTATTTGGCACGATTGATACGTGGCTAGTTTGGAAGTTGTCTGGCGGGAAAACGCATGTGACGGATTATTCGAATGCCTCACGAACGCTAATGTATAACATTTATGAACTCCAATGGGATCAGGAGTTATTGGACATTTTAGGCATTCCAGCATCGATGCTTCCAGAAGTTCGCCCTTCCTCTGAAATTTACGGGCATACGGATGAGGGGTTATTCTTCGGTCATGCAGCACCGATTGCAGGAATCGCGGGAGACCAGCAGGCCGCGTTGTTCGGTCAAGCATGTTTTGATAGTGGCATGGTGAAAAATACGTACGGTACGGGTTGCTTTATGTTGATGAACACAGGAGAAAAGGCGGTTAAATCTGAGCATGGTTTGTTGACAACGATTGCATGGGGAATTGATGGCAAAGTAGAGTATGCGCTTGAGGGGAGCATCTTTGTCGCAGGTTCGGCGATTCAATGGCTGCGTGATGGACTACGTATGTTCAGGAGTTCAGCAGATAGTGAGCAGTATGCGAACCGTGTCGTTTCCTCAGAAGGTGTTTATGTTGTACCGGCATTTGTTGGACTTGGCGCACCGTATTGGGATAGTGATGTGCGAGGAGCTGTTTTTGGTCTGACAAGAGGGACATCGAAAGAGCATTTTGTTCGTGCTACGTTGGAAGCACTGGCTTATCAAACAAAAGATGTTTTGGATGCGATGGAAGCCGATTCGGGTATTTCCTTGAAAACATTACGTGTAGATGGTGGTGCGGTGGAAAATAATATGCTGATGCAGTTCCAAAGTGATTTGCTACATGTCCCTGTGGAACGCCCTGTTATCAGTGAAACGACAGCATTAGGCGCTGCATACTTGGCAGGTCTTGCGGTTGGCTTTTGGAAAGATCGCTCTGAAATCGCAGAACACTGGCATTTGGATCGAGCATTCCAACCCGAAATGGAACAAGAGCAACGTGAGGAATTATATGCAGGATGGCAAAAAGCAGTGAAAGCAGCGATGGCGTTTAAATGA
- a CDS encoding MIP/aquaporin family protein, translating to MTPFLGELIGTMILIIFGAGVVGGVVMKKSKAEGSDWIVITAGWGLAVAMGVYAVGNFSGAHLNPAVTIGMASIGNFPWTDVPGYIVAQMLGAIVGAVIVYFHYLPHWQETEDPDTKLAVFATSPAIRHPLSNITSEIIGTFVLLLGLLMIGANEFTEGLNPLIVGALIVAIGLSLGGTTGYAINPARDLGPRIAHFILPIPGKGSSDWRYAWIPVAGPVLGGTFGALFYQQFFEGINSLAFWIVGALVLAVLFAAQYSIRKEAKVDVKQEVTNRVY from the coding sequence ATGACACCATTTTTAGGGGAATTGATAGGCACGATGATTTTGATCATTTTTGGAGCAGGTGTTGTTGGTGGGGTAGTGATGAAAAAGTCGAAGGCGGAGGGCTCTGACTGGATTGTGATTACCGCTGGATGGGGGTTAGCCGTTGCAATGGGTGTTTATGCAGTGGGGAACTTTAGTGGCGCACATTTAAATCCAGCCGTAACGATTGGCATGGCATCCATTGGTAACTTCCCGTGGACGGACGTACCTGGCTACATAGTGGCGCAAATGCTAGGAGCGATTGTTGGTGCGGTCATCGTGTATTTTCATTATTTACCGCATTGGCAGGAAACAGAAGACCCTGATACGAAATTGGCTGTCTTTGCAACATCGCCTGCGATTCGTCACCCGCTGTCAAATATCACGAGTGAAATTATCGGTACGTTCGTGTTGTTATTGGGCTTGTTGATGATAGGCGCCAATGAATTCACAGAAGGCTTGAATCCATTGATAGTCGGTGCATTGATTGTAGCGATTGGTTTATCTTTAGGTGGAACGACAGGTTACGCGATTAATCCAGCACGTGATTTAGGACCAAGAATTGCACATTTTATCTTACCGATTCCAGGGAAAGGTTCGTCTGATTGGCGGTATGCTTGGATTCCGGTCGCTGGTCCTGTCCTAGGTGGTACATTTGGTGCGCTATTTTATCAACAGTTTTTTGAAGGTATTAATAGTCTAGCGTTTTGGATTGTTGGTGCGCTGGTCTTGGCGGTTCTCTTTGCAGCACAATACTCCATTCGGAAAGAGGCGAAAGTAGATGTTAAACAAGAAGTCACCAACAGGGTATACTAA
- a CDS encoding glycerol-3-phosphate dehydrogenase/oxidase, translated as MTNLSAVERHVTFDTMASKEFDVLVIGGGITGAGIALDAATRGLKVALVEMKDFASGTSSRSTKLVHGGLRYLKQFEIKEVAELGKERAIVYENGPHVTTPEWMLLPFHKGGTFGKFSTSFGLRVYDFLAGVKKSERRTMLSVEETIRRVPIVKKEGLLGGGVYVEYRTDDARLTMEVIKAASSNGAVIANYAKAEKFIYDAQNKAVGAEIVDTLTGKTVAIQAKKIVNATGPWVDKVRELDGSKSNKHLILSKGVHLVFDQKAFPLQQAVYFDTTDGRMVFAIPRDGKTYVGTTDTFYDGDPVTMDITQEDRDYIMGAIRYMFPDLSITEAAIESGWAGVRPLIHEEGKNPSEISRKDEIWESEKGLITIAGGKLTGYRKMAETVVDMIVSKLNGTGDNKWGSCITKNLPISGGDVGGSANLPRFLDGKVQQAQGLGLTEQEGRKLAKMYGSNVERVFAYLQDEGTRLPKVLYAQMMYAIHHEMAAKPTDFFIRRTGDLLFDVATVHEWKEQVISEMVKIFGWTEQQRTDYEKELQQEIIYATTVAKH; from the coding sequence ATGACGAATTTATCAGCAGTGGAAAGACATGTGACGTTCGATACGATGGCAAGTAAGGAGTTCGATGTGCTAGTTATCGGTGGAGGAATTACGGGTGCTGGGATTGCTTTGGATGCAGCAACACGTGGGTTAAAGGTTGCCCTTGTGGAAATGAAGGATTTTGCTTCGGGTACTTCAAGTCGTTCGACGAAACTGGTGCATGGTGGGTTACGTTATTTAAAACAATTTGAAATTAAAGAAGTAGCGGAGCTTGGGAAAGAGCGCGCGATTGTTTATGAAAACGGTCCGCATGTGACGACACCTGAATGGATGCTGTTGCCGTTCCATAAAGGCGGTACGTTTGGAAAGTTCTCAACTTCTTTTGGTCTGAGAGTGTATGACTTTTTGGCGGGTGTGAAGAAGTCGGAAAGAAGAACGATGTTGTCTGTAGAAGAAACGATTCGACGCGTACCTATCGTGAAAAAAGAAGGGTTATTAGGCGGCGGCGTCTATGTTGAATACCGTACAGATGATGCACGTTTAACGATGGAAGTCATCAAAGCAGCATCGTCAAATGGGGCTGTTATTGCGAATTATGCGAAGGCTGAAAAATTTATTTATGATGCGCAAAACAAAGCAGTAGGTGCTGAAATCGTCGATACGTTGACGGGCAAGACGGTAGCGATTCAAGCGAAGAAAATTGTTAATGCAACGGGCCCGTGGGTGGATAAAGTGCGAGAACTCGATGGCTCAAAAAGCAATAAGCACTTAATTTTATCAAAAGGTGTCCATCTTGTATTCGATCAAAAGGCGTTTCCACTACAACAAGCAGTCTATTTCGATACGACGGACGGGCGCATGGTGTTTGCGATTCCGCGGGATGGGAAAACATATGTAGGAACGACAGACACATTTTATGATGGTGATCCAGTAACGATGGATATTACGCAAGAGGACCGTGACTATATCATGGGCGCGATTCGCTATATGTTTCCTGATTTGTCTATAACGGAAGCGGCGATCGAATCAGGCTGGGCAGGCGTTCGTCCACTGATCCATGAGGAAGGGAAAAATCCTTCAGAAATTTCGAGGAAAGATGAAATCTGGGAGTCGGAAAAAGGTTTGATTACGATTGCAGGTGGGAAGTTAACAGGGTACCGTAAAATGGCGGAGACAGTTGTAGATATGATTGTCAGCAAGTTGAATGGCACAGGCGACAACAAATGGGGTTCATGTATCACGAAAAACTTGCCGATTTCGGGTGGAGACGTTGGTGGATCTGCCAATTTACCACGATTCTTGGATGGAAAAGTACAACAAGCGCAAGGTTTAGGGTTAACAGAACAAGAAGGGCGCAAACTTGCGAAGATGTATGGTTCGAATGTTGAGCGTGTTTTCGCTTATTTACAGGATGAAGGTACGCGTTTACCGAAGGTTTTATATGCACAAATGATGTATGCCATTCATCATGAGATGGCTGCCAAGCCGACGGACTTCTTTATTAGAAGAACAGGCGATTTGTTGTTTGATGTCGCAACTGTGCATGAATGGAAAGAACAAGTTATTTCTGAGATGGTGAAGATTTTCGGATGGACGGAACAACAACGGACAGATTATGAAAAAGAATTGCAACAGGAAATTATCTATGCAACGACTGTAGCAAAGCACTAA
- a CDS encoding energy-coupling factor transporter transmembrane component T has translation MENGFRGYHPFVIFFYYVCVGVLAMYFNHPVFLAVACLLLVGVNLTHDNGKALRKWIPMFVGMSAVIILVNPFLNSRGTTIFFYFRGKQVTLEATLYGVVMSMSLVLILLMFISFNLILNGNKFLFVFSKFLPRTAFLTMLAIRFVPLLKGRLDEINDVQRIRGMTMAAGTVRERAKNGMVMMQILLTWSLEEAIETADSMKARGYGIGKRSPYVPYRMTKCDKGWLMTLLTLFTLCIVGGSLGYGKIIIYPELGTLNFYVIDWILLVCMVIILSFPLLVEGREQVRWKFSR, from the coding sequence ATGGAAAATGGTTTTCGTGGCTACCATCCATTCGTCATTTTTTTCTATTACGTTTGTGTAGGGGTATTGGCGATGTATTTCAATCATCCAGTATTTTTGGCAGTTGCTTGTCTATTGTTAGTCGGCGTCAACCTAACGCATGACAATGGCAAGGCATTGCGAAAATGGATTCCGATGTTCGTGGGGATGAGTGCGGTCATTATTTTGGTGAATCCATTTTTGAACTCTAGAGGCACAACCATTTTCTTTTACTTTCGAGGAAAACAAGTGACGCTTGAAGCGACGTTATATGGGGTTGTGATGTCGATGTCGCTCGTACTGATATTGCTAATGTTCATTTCATTTAACCTTATTTTAAATGGCAATAAGTTTCTCTTTGTCTTCTCAAAGTTTCTGCCAAGGACTGCTTTTTTAACAATGTTGGCTATTCGTTTTGTTCCCCTTTTAAAAGGGAGGTTGGATGAAATTAATGATGTCCAGCGCATTCGAGGAATGACAATGGCAGCGGGAACGGTGCGGGAGCGTGCCAAAAACGGCATGGTGATGATGCAGATTTTATTGACATGGTCGTTGGAGGAAGCGATTGAAACGGCAGATTCCATGAAAGCGAGAGGTTATGGAATCGGGAAGAGAAGTCCATATGTCCCTTATCGAATGACGAAATGTGATAAAGGATGGCTGATGACATTATTGACTCTTTTTACGCTGTGCATCGTGGGCGGGTCCCTTGGCTATGGAAAGATTATTATTTATCCGGAGCTTGGAACGCTTAACTTCTATGTAATCGATTGGATTTTGCTTGTTTGTATGGTGATTATACTGTCGTTTCCATTACTCGTTGAAGGGAGAGAGCAAGTGAGATGGAAGTTTTCACGATAA
- a CDS encoding S-layer homology domain-containing protein: MTLLEKMTTRLLVMMLVCALVLTPISLAQAEEYEQVANGAQSTANVLQPVIDAASAQMIGQGIDSEWQAIGLARAGKVVPKTYEQAYLEHLQDQVLTKSGKGRMKITDVERLAIAAVAIGKDPTNIDGKGFNLIEKIYNSESWTTGADSLTFQGNNGIIFALIALDSQAFEVPKTAKWTREKLVAELLKYQKAEGAWSLSTSTTGAASYDITAMALTALAPYREQPAVKVAIDKAVTFLSKEQGPTGGFNEAFVGGISSEATSQVIIGLTANAIDPRGAQFTKNGTNLVDHLLGFRTQDGGFKHTIEDKQSNGMATEQALQALVAVELYTKGAGSLYHFGKNPVKPDPNPIPFLDVKGHWAIDFIRQATEAGIIKGYPDGSFKPDAHLTRAQAISIIVRALDLKGEATSPFTDIGGYAKETQAEIAAAYQHGLVVNQNGKFMPGNKVTRAQIALMLARAYDYKTGGKYNASIKVPYSDIGSLDSEAVNAVLMLYELDIATGANGKYNPGNPTTRAQAAKMLVNFFDEVK; this comes from the coding sequence TTGACGTTATTAGAAAAAATGACGACTAGATTACTAGTTATGATGTTGGTTTGTGCACTTGTTTTAACACCGATAAGTCTTGCACAAGCAGAAGAATATGAGCAGGTAGCAAATGGTGCACAAAGTACTGCAAATGTACTTCAACCTGTCATTGATGCGGCTAGTGCCCAAATGATAGGTCAAGGGATTGATAGTGAGTGGCAGGCGATTGGTCTTGCACGGGCTGGAAAGGTCGTTCCGAAAACGTATGAACAAGCGTATCTAGAACATTTACAAGATCAAGTGCTTACGAAATCCGGAAAAGGCCGGATGAAAATTACTGATGTCGAGCGTTTGGCGATAGCGGCAGTCGCGATTGGCAAAGACCCGACGAATATCGATGGCAAAGGCTTTAACCTGATTGAGAAAATCTACAACAGTGAGTCATGGACAACAGGCGCGGACAGCCTAACATTCCAAGGGAATAACGGCATTATTTTCGCGCTTATTGCACTGGATTCACAAGCATTTGAAGTACCGAAAACTGCGAAATGGACACGTGAGAAACTTGTAGCGGAATTGTTGAAATACCAAAAAGCAGAAGGTGCATGGAGTTTGTCAACGTCGACAACCGGGGCAGCGAGTTATGATATTACGGCGATGGCACTTACGGCTTTAGCTCCTTATCGTGAACAACCAGCAGTAAAAGTGGCAATTGATAAAGCAGTTACTTTTTTGTCAAAAGAACAAGGTCCAACTGGTGGATTTAATGAGGCATTTGTTGGCGGGATTTCAAGTGAGGCTACTTCCCAGGTCATTATTGGTTTGACGGCGAATGCCATTGATCCAAGGGGAGCGCAATTTACGAAGAATGGCACGAACTTGGTCGATCATTTATTGGGCTTCCGTACACAGGATGGCGGATTTAAGCATACGATTGAGGACAAGCAATCTAATGGGATGGCAACGGAGCAAGCGTTACAAGCACTTGTAGCAGTGGAGCTTTATACAAAGGGAGCGGGATCACTTTATCATTTTGGCAAGAATCCTGTAAAGCCTGACCCTAATCCAATTCCGTTTCTAGATGTCAAAGGGCATTGGGCCATTGATTTTATCCGACAAGCAACGGAGGCTGGCATCATAAAGGGCTATCCAGATGGCAGTTTTAAACCGGATGCCCACTTAACACGTGCACAAGCCATTTCAATTATTGTACGTGCGTTGGATTTGAAAGGAGAAGCAACGTCCCCGTTTACGGATATTGGAGGTTATGCAAAAGAGACGCAAGCGGAGATAGCGGCGGCATATCAGCATGGGCTTGTTGTGAATCAGAATGGTAAGTTCATGCCTGGAAATAAAGTGACGCGTGCACAAATTGCGCTTATGTTGGCGCGTGCGTATGACTATAAAACAGGCGGCAAATACAACGCTTCCATTAAAGTTCCTTATTCAGATATCGGTAGCCTTGATTCGGAAGCGGTGAATGCTGTTTTGATGCTGTATGAGCTTGACATTGCAACGGGGGCAAACGGAAAATACAATCCAGGAAACCCAACAACGCGTGCACAAGCGGCAAAAATGCTCGTCAATTTCTTTGATGAAGTGAAATGA
- a CDS encoding ECF transporter S component — protein sequence MAQSGKYLAFVSIAIVVLLVSSIVLFNYKAYLLLSFVIIGCIMLPFFARFEIREIAGREVVLLAMLAAIAAVGRVPFAGLPSVQPTSFVIIMAGLVFGAESGFIVGAVAAIVSNFFLGQGPWTPWQMYAWGMIGMSAGLLRNTWWMKKMWGKCLFGFVWGYLFGWFMNMWIVVSNLESFTGEFFVGIYVSSIYFDLAHGLSNVFFLVVFGASWLKILERFKRKYGLLEVEG from the coding sequence ATGGCTCAATCTGGTAAGTACTTAGCCTTTGTGTCGATTGCGATTGTGGTGCTGTTGGTGTCGTCTATTGTGCTCTTTAATTATAAAGCTTATTTACTTTTAAGCTTTGTCATCATTGGATGTATTATGTTACCGTTTTTCGCCCGTTTTGAAATCCGAGAAATTGCGGGACGAGAAGTTGTGCTATTGGCGATGTTAGCGGCGATTGCTGCGGTAGGGCGGGTGCCTTTTGCGGGGTTACCAAGTGTGCAACCGACATCGTTTGTCATTATTATGGCGGGGCTCGTATTCGGGGCGGAATCAGGTTTTATCGTAGGGGCGGTTGCGGCAATTGTTTCAAACTTTTTCTTAGGCCAAGGTCCTTGGACTCCATGGCAAATGTATGCATGGGGCATGATTGGTATGAGTGCAGGTCTGCTACGCAATACGTGGTGGATGAAGAAAATGTGGGGCAAGTGCTTGTTTGGCTTCGTCTGGGGCTATCTTTTCGGCTGGTTTATGAATATGTGGATTGTCGTTAGTAACCTGGAGAGCTTTACAGGGGAATTTTTTGTAGGAATCTATGTCTCAAGCATTTACTTCGACCTTGCACATGGTTTATCAAATGTGTTCTTCTTGGTGGTATTTGGCGCAAGTTGGTTGAAAATATTAGAACGATTTAAACGGAAATATGGTTTGTTGGAAGTTGAGGGCTAA
- a CDS encoding energy-coupling factor transporter ATPase translates to MEVFTIKDVSFGFPDTTEKVLKHVNLNITEGEFIVLCGPSGCGKTTLLRLLKKELAPVGDLTGNIRYAGKRLEDWDDRILIEQIGLVFQDPDNQIVMDEVMQEIVFGLENLGYSNFEMRKRVAEMVHFFGMEGLLRLKPSELSGGQKQMLNLLSVLLLKPKVLLLDEPTSQLDPIAAKELIGMLERLNKEMGITIILVEHRLEELFAVADRVLMMDSGEICYEGNSKQLIYELYMQQDQRYIPYAPSISRLYMELETAPEEQGIPLTVKESKGWLATLPNAMDAEAELAIDVKSSEKNSMLAVKDVYFQYDKKGEMILKNFTLHMNKGEFFALVGGNGSGKTTALKACIGSIKPQRGTARLEGKDTSKLKGKELYEKIAYLPQNPRTYFMHDTIEKEMQEAVIRHNIQEGDAVITELVNAFGIAHLRHRHPYDCSGGEVQKAALACMLIGKPEMLFIDEPTKGLDPISKARFSEVLSKLHKDGLTIMMVTHDIEFAAENAERCAMMFDGEITADGTPEQLFKGNYFYTTAINRATRMSPVREVLTLREAEATWLNLVST, encoded by the coding sequence ATGGAAGTTTTCACGATAAAAGATGTATCTTTTGGATTCCCAGACACGACTGAAAAAGTGCTGAAGCATGTTAATTTGAACATTACGGAAGGCGAATTTATTGTGTTATGTGGACCAAGCGGTTGTGGAAAGACGACATTGTTGCGTCTGTTGAAGAAGGAATTGGCTCCTGTTGGGGATTTGACTGGTAACATTCGTTACGCGGGAAAACGTTTGGAGGACTGGGACGATCGCATATTAATTGAACAGATTGGTCTCGTTTTTCAAGATCCTGATAACCAAATTGTGATGGATGAAGTGATGCAGGAAATTGTTTTTGGCTTGGAGAATCTTGGGTATTCGAATTTCGAAATGCGCAAAAGGGTTGCAGAAATGGTGCACTTTTTCGGTATGGAAGGCCTTTTGCGATTGAAGCCGTCTGAACTATCAGGTGGACAAAAACAAATGCTTAATTTGCTGTCCGTTTTGTTATTAAAACCAAAAGTATTATTACTGGATGAACCGACTTCTCAACTCGATCCAATTGCGGCGAAAGAGTTGATAGGTATGCTTGAAAGGCTAAACAAAGAAATGGGCATTACGATTATTTTAGTCGAACATCGGTTGGAGGAGTTATTTGCAGTTGCGGACCGTGTATTGATGATGGACAGCGGAGAAATATGCTATGAAGGAAATAGTAAACAGCTTATTTATGAGTTGTACATGCAACAGGATCAGCGATACATTCCCTATGCGCCCTCCATTTCAAGGCTTTATATGGAGTTGGAAACGGCTCCAGAAGAACAAGGAATCCCTTTAACCGTGAAAGAAAGTAAGGGGTGGCTAGCGACGTTGCCGAATGCGATGGATGCAGAAGCAGAACTGGCCATAGACGTGAAGTCATCGGAAAAGAACAGTATGTTAGCGGTAAAGGATGTCTATTTTCAGTACGATAAAAAAGGAGAAATGATTTTAAAAAATTTTACATTACATATGAATAAAGGGGAGTTTTTTGCATTGGTCGGCGGCAATGGTTCGGGGAAGACGACCGCACTTAAGGCTTGTATTGGAAGTATCAAACCTCAGCGTGGAACAGCGCGCTTGGAAGGGAAAGACACGAGCAAGTTGAAAGGCAAGGAGCTTTATGAAAAAATTGCGTATTTGCCCCAAAATCCACGGACGTATTTTATGCACGATACGATTGAAAAAGAGATGCAAGAGGCAGTTATCCGTCACAATATTCAAGAAGGTGATGCAGTCATAACAGAGCTAGTAAATGCATTTGGCATTGCGCATTTACGCCATCGTCATCCTTATGATTGTTCAGGTGGGGAAGTGCAAAAAGCAGCACTTGCGTGTATGTTGATTGGCAAGCCAGAGATGTTGTTCATTGATGAGCCAACGAAGGGACTTGATCCGATTTCTAAGGCCCGTTTTTCGGAGGTGTTGTCGAAGCTTCATAAAGACGGTTTGACGATTATGATGGTGACGCATGATATTGAATTTGCGGCTGAAAATGCGGAAAGGTGCGCGATGATGTTCGATGGAGAAATCACTGCGGATGGTACGCCAGAACAACTGTTTAAAGGGAATTATTTTTATACGACGGCGATCAATCGTGCAACTCGTATGAGTCCCGTGCGTGAAGTGTTGACGTTAAGGGAGGCTGAGGCGACATGGCTCAATCTGGTAAGTACTTAG
- a CDS encoding DUF4430 domain-containing protein produces MKRHLKLCTSLLAFFFMVFLLSACGTSLEKPTGLEDLEFEQEELADEEQLEETQVLATDGVADTLEGESTEVPDALQTEQEQADPQEQATAVPNDKQQNKTSEAESAGTKQPASKPVVDQKKPSTTTPVPPATPPAEKPVEKEKQPESKSNAITYSIVISSTEIPLEATEMEITDGDTVLKALIAITKEKKIQMDYRGGQGATAYVEGIDNVYEFDRGQGSGWMYRVNGIFPDRGAGVVPLYAGDIVEWMYTTNLGVDIDANLEPFRR; encoded by the coding sequence TTGAAACGCCATCTAAAATTATGTACGTCATTGCTAGCATTTTTTTTCATGGTGTTCCTGCTAAGTGCATGTGGAACCTCATTGGAGAAGCCAACAGGGTTAGAGGATTTGGAATTTGAACAAGAAGAGCTAGCTGATGAAGAGCAGTTGGAAGAAACGCAAGTTCTTGCTACAGATGGAGTAGCGGATACGTTAGAAGGGGAATCGACTGAGGTACCAGATGCGCTACAAACTGAACAAGAACAAGCGGATCCGCAAGAGCAAGCGACGGCAGTGCCAAACGACAAACAGCAAAATAAGACATCGGAAGCGGAGAGTGCAGGCACGAAGCAACCGGCGTCGAAACCGGTTGTTGACCAGAAAAAGCCGTCTACGACAACGCCAGTTCCTCCTGCGACACCACCGGCAGAAAAGCCTGTAGAAAAAGAGAAACAACCAGAATCCAAATCGAATGCCATTACCTATTCGATTGTTATCTCATCGACTGAGATTCCATTAGAAGCAACCGAGATGGAAATTACCGATGGAGATACGGTTCTTAAGGCTTTAATCGCCATTACGAAAGAGAAGAAGATTCAAATGGATTACAGGGGCGGGCAAGGGGCCACTGCCTACGTTGAGGGAATTGACAATGTCTATGAATTTGATAGAGGGCAAGGAAGTGGCTGGATGTACCGTGTTAACGGTATATTCCCAGACCGTGGTGCGGGTGTCGTTCCTTTGTATGCGGGGGATATCGTCGAATGGATGTATACGACGAATCTTGGTGTCGATATCGATGCGAATTTAGAGCCGTTTCGTCGATAA
- a CDS encoding glycerol-3-phosphate responsive antiterminator, translating into MPFHEQKILPALRHLKQLEKLLASPYEYIVLLEVHISNLKTIKNEADRAGKKLIIHADLIQGLKTDDYAAEFLCNDIRPAGIISTRSNMLMKAKTKGIIAIQRMFLLDTIALEKSYSLIERTQPDYIEILPGVIPQIISEVHERTGIPVISGGLIRSEEHVQNALDAGAKAVTTSNQQLWSAFRPSSSS; encoded by the coding sequence ATGCCTTTTCATGAACAAAAGATTCTTCCAGCTTTACGACACTTGAAACAGTTAGAGAAGTTACTAGCTAGCCCGTATGAATACATCGTTTTGCTAGAGGTGCACATTAGTAATTTGAAGACCATTAAAAACGAAGCGGATCGAGCGGGGAAAAAACTCATTATCCATGCAGATTTAATCCAAGGGTTGAAAACGGATGATTATGCGGCGGAGTTTTTGTGCAATGATATTCGTCCAGCGGGCATTATTTCGACACGCTCCAATATGTTGATGAAGGCCAAGACGAAAGGGATCATTGCCATTCAACGAATGTTTTTACTGGATACCATCGCTTTGGAGAAAAGTTATTCGTTAATTGAACGGACACAACCGGACTATATTGAAATTTTGCCGGGGGTTATCCCGCAAATTATTAGTGAGGTTCATGAACGAACGGGAATTCCAGTCATTAGTGGTGGATTGATTCGTTCGGAGGAGCATGTTCAAAATGCGTTAGATGCCGGAGCTAAAGCAGTAACGACATCCAACCAACAACTGTGGTCGGCATTTCGTCCATCATCCTCTTCATGA